The proteins below come from a single Candidatus Planktophila dulcis genomic window:
- the pseB gene encoding UDP-N-acetylglucosamine 4,6-dehydratase (inverting), translating to MSQLDNSSVLITGGTGSLGRALIKYLMENSKVRRIAIYSRDELKQHNLRNEIGENERLRWFIGDIRDLERLKRALHGVDFVIHAAALKQVDTGEYNPMEFIKTNILGSQNVIDASIEAGVKKLVALSTDKASSPINLYGATKLTADKLFVAANNYSHSYGTTFSVVRYGNVMGSRGSVIPLWKSLADSGQPLPITDLRMTRFWISIEQAVRFVMESLEIMHGGELYVPRIPSMRIVDLASAVAPDAQLEEVGMRPGEKLHEEMISADDSRRTFLIGDRYVVTPVVAEWGYKSPKGTQMPEGVAYQSQTNDLWMSKEDIRNFLTEI from the coding sequence ATGTCTCAGCTAGACAATTCTTCAGTTTTAATCACCGGAGGAACGGGTTCTTTAGGTAGAGCGCTCATCAAATACTTGATGGAGAATTCTAAAGTTCGCCGTATCGCTATCTATTCACGCGACGAACTCAAGCAACACAACCTGCGAAATGAAATCGGTGAGAACGAGCGCTTAAGATGGTTCATTGGAGACATTCGCGACCTAGAACGTCTGAAGCGCGCACTTCACGGTGTTGATTTTGTCATCCATGCGGCAGCACTTAAACAGGTTGATACCGGTGAATACAACCCGATGGAGTTTATCAAGACAAATATCTTAGGAAGCCAAAACGTAATTGATGCCTCGATTGAAGCAGGCGTAAAGAAGCTGGTAGCACTTTCAACCGACAAGGCGTCCTCTCCAATCAACCTCTATGGTGCAACGAAATTAACTGCAGACAAATTGTTTGTAGCCGCCAACAATTACAGCCACAGTTACGGAACAACATTTTCAGTTGTCCGATACGGCAACGTCATGGGCAGTCGCGGTTCGGTCATACCTCTATGGAAATCACTTGCGGATTCAGGACAACCACTTCCCATCACAGATTTAAGAATGACGCGATTCTGGATTAGCATCGAACAAGCCGTCCGGTTTGTAATGGAATCTCTCGAAATTATGCATGGTGGAGAGCTGTACGTCCCCCGTATCCCCAGCATGAGAATTGTGGATCTCGCATCGGCAGTCGCACCAGATGCACAGTTAGAAGAAGTCGGCATGCGACCTGGCGAAAAGCTTCATGAAGAGATGATTTCAGCGGATGACAGCCGTAGAACTTTTCTTATTGGCGACCGGTATGTAGTTACTCCCGTAGTTGCAGAATGGGGATATAAATCCCCTAAAGGAACTCAGATGCCTGAGGGAGTGGCCTATCAATCCCAGACAAATGATTTGTGGATGTCAAAAGAAGACATTAGAAATTTCCTTACCGAAATTTAA
- a CDS encoding VOC family protein — MRLDHVSYVTSHDQLADTVQRLGSRLGSTFVDGGIHPRFGTRNFTASLKNGQYIEVVCPLDHPATEQTPWGKAVSKKANEGGGWFTWVFSTKDIAPIEEKFGREAIEGHRTRPNGTDLKWKQIGVKEIADTREFPFFIQWLSADHPSQDGTPLAEIKKIVIADKDQLTDSWFKEDILASLGDVNIKWVDPSTNDDQSGIVAVHLSTPSGVVVLD; from the coding sequence ATGCGTCTAGACCATGTTTCTTATGTGACTTCCCATGATCAACTTGCTGACACAGTACAACGCTTAGGTTCGCGCCTCGGCAGTACCTTCGTAGATGGTGGCATCCACCCACGATTTGGAACACGTAACTTCACAGCATCATTGAAGAACGGTCAATACATTGAAGTTGTTTGTCCACTAGATCACCCAGCAACCGAACAAACTCCTTGGGGTAAAGCAGTTTCGAAGAAAGCCAACGAAGGCGGCGGTTGGTTTACATGGGTATTTAGTACAAAAGACATTGCGCCAATTGAAGAGAAGTTTGGACGCGAGGCTATTGAAGGTCACCGGACACGTCCGAATGGGACAGATCTGAAGTGGAAACAAATCGGTGTGAAAGAGATCGCGGACACTCGCGAATTTCCATTCTTTATACAGTGGTTATCGGCCGACCACCCATCACAGGATGGAACCCCGCTAGCTGAAATTAAGAAGATTGTTATTGCTGATAAAGATCAGCTCACAGATTCATGGTTTAAAGAAGACATCCTTGCCTCACTCGGTGACGTGAATATCAAGTGGGTTGATCCATCAACAAATGACGACCAATCAGGAATCGTAGCTGTACACCTCTCAACACCAAGTGGTGTTGTTGTTCTAGACTAG
- a CDS encoding DNA polymerase III subunit delta', translating into MTSVFDDLVGQEHIVEILQGAVAAARTGEESQEMTHAWVFTGPPGSGRSSAAIAFAQALICPNSGCGTCNDCNSAKTHSHPDVELIRTEGLSIKVEEVRELLTRVAWAPSMGGWRVVVMEDSDRLTESAANALLKSIEEPGTRTVWLLCAPTLHDVLPTIRSRCRHLQLRTPSLEAVTNVLINRDHIAPAMADFAARVSQGHIGRAKYLATNESVRSNRKTIMQLPLQLGSLAAAFQAAQTFVDLATTEANATSDERDEIEVEKLQEAYGKGATGRGMATGGAKAVKELEKEQKSRSTRMVRDSIDGALLDIATFYRDVMMVQSGNIDSMINTDMHEQIESYAANSPSHSTINKINAIMEARENLARNSAPLVTCEALMCQLARK; encoded by the coding sequence ATGACCTCCGTCTTTGACGATCTTGTCGGCCAAGAACACATCGTTGAAATTCTGCAGGGGGCTGTTGCCGCAGCTCGCACAGGCGAAGAATCACAGGAAATGACGCATGCTTGGGTCTTTACAGGCCCTCCAGGATCGGGTCGTTCATCAGCTGCAATTGCCTTTGCTCAAGCCCTTATCTGCCCCAACAGTGGCTGTGGCACTTGCAACGACTGTAATTCAGCGAAAACCCACAGCCACCCAGATGTTGAACTAATTCGCACGGAAGGTCTTTCGATTAAAGTAGAAGAAGTTCGCGAACTCCTAACTCGAGTTGCATGGGCACCATCAATGGGTGGTTGGCGTGTAGTTGTGATGGAAGATTCTGATCGACTCACTGAATCTGCAGCTAACGCACTCCTTAAATCAATCGAAGAACCTGGCACACGCACAGTCTGGTTACTCTGTGCACCCACTCTTCATGATGTCTTGCCAACAATTCGTTCACGTTGCCGCCACCTCCAACTACGCACACCATCTCTTGAAGCAGTCACCAACGTTCTTATCAATCGCGATCACATCGCACCTGCCATGGCAGATTTTGCGGCACGCGTAAGCCAAGGTCATATTGGCCGTGCAAAGTATTTAGCAACCAACGAATCAGTTCGCAGCAACCGCAAAACCATCATGCAACTTCCTCTACAACTTGGCTCACTTGCAGCAGCATTCCAAGCAGCTCAAACATTTGTGGACCTAGCAACAACAGAAGCGAATGCCACGTCGGATGAACGTGATGAGATAGAAGTCGAGAAACTTCAAGAAGCCTACGGAAAAGGCGCAACCGGCCGCGGCATGGCTACCGGCGGAGCCAAGGCGGTTAAAGAACTTGAGAAAGAACAGAAGTCTCGTTCTACCCGCATGGTCCGCGACTCAATAGATGGCGCACTTCTCGATATTGCCACCTTTTACCGCGATGTCATGATGGTGCAGTCTGGGAACATTGATTCAATGATTAACACGGATATGCACGAACAGATTGAAAGCTACGCAGCTAACTCCCCATCACACTCAACCATTAACAAAATCAACGCCATCATGGAAGCGCGCGAGAACCTCGCACGGAATTCAGCGCCGCTTGTCACCTGTGAAGCGCTGATGTGCCAATTAGCGCGTAAATAG